Within the Zetaproteobacteria bacterium genome, the region AGAGGGAGATCAGGGTCAGCTCCACCCCGCCGCCGGCGTTGCCCAGCCCCCCGCCGGTGGCGAAGATGCCGGCGATCTTGCCGGCCAGGGCGTTCTCCAGCCACAACTTGCCGCATTCGTCGATCAGTTTCTTCACCTTCCACGCCATGGTGCCCATGTGGACCGGTGAGCCGAGAAAGATGACGTCGGCGTCGACCAGCCGCCCGGGTGCGGCCTCATCGACCCGGCAGAGCGTCACCCGGGCTGTGGGGTCGGCGGCCTCGCAGCCGCAACCGATGGCGCGGGCCATCTTCTCGGTGTTGCCGTAGTCGGAGTGGTAGAGGATCAGGATCTGCATATGGAGCGCCTTTGGTGGATCGATCGAGTGCGAATCGCAAATACAACGGTCCGTGGAGCCTCAGGCTTCACGGGGGTCGACGAGGGCCGGTCTCGACTGCCTTGCAAAACCGTCGCTTGCATACGCCGGCTCCGGTTTCGCGCGGCCCTCCCGGCCGCGGATGCCGGCTTCTTGCGCAACCGGCACGATGGGGCGAACGACCGGCCGGGGGCCGGTTCCGGCGGCGGATGGTAGCGCGGGGGGATGCGCCCGGGTAGCAGAGGATGCGCCACATGGCCTTGCAGCAGGCGAACCACTAGCATGCGGCCGGTCATGCAGCGTGACCGCATCCGCAACTTCTCCATCATCGCCCACATCGACCATGGAAAATCGACCCTCGCCGATCGGCTGATCGAGATGACCGGCGCGCTGGCCGAGCGCGAGATGAAGAAGCAGGTGCTCGACTCGATGGAGATCGAGCAGGAGCGCGGCATCACCATCAAGGCCCAGACCGCCAGCCTCGACTACCGGGCGCGCGACGGCCGCATCTACCGCCTCAACCTGATCGACACCCCCGGCCACGTCGATTTCACCTACGAGGTCTCCCGTTCGCTGCAGGCGTGCGACGGCGCGCTGCTGGTGGTCGACGCCACCCAGGGGGTGGAGGCGCAGACGCTGGCCAATGTCTGGCTGGCGCTGGAGAACGATCTCGAAATCATCCCCGTGATCAACAAGATCGATCTGCCGAGCGCCGATGTGGAGGAGGCGCGGCGGCAGATCGAGGAGGTGATCGGGCTGGACGCTTCGGAGGCGATCCCCGTCTCGGCCAAGAGCGGCGCCGGGGTGGATCGGGTGCTGGAGGCGGTGGTCACCCGGCTGCCGCCGCCGCAGGGGCGCGATGAGGCGCCGCTCTCCGCACTGATCATCGACTCCTGGTTCGATGCCTACGTCGGGGCGGTGGCGCTGATCCGGATCTTCGACGGGCGCATCGCCCGTCGCGACCGTTTCCGGCTCTGCTCCAGCGGCGCCTGCTACGAGGTGCAGGAGCTGGGCCGCTTCTGTCCGGCGGCGGTGCCGCAGGAGGCGCTGGAGTGCGGAGATGTCGGTTATCTGGTCGGCGGCGTCAAGCGGC harbors:
- a CDS encoding Trp repressor-binding protein; translation: MQILILYHSDYGNTEKMARAIGCGCEAADPTARVTLCRVDEAAPGRLVDADVIFLGSPVHMGTMAWKVKKLIDECGKLWLENALAGKIAGIFATGGGLGNAGGGVELTLISLFANALEHGMIAVGFPKDLPGYADGGLHWGAYARCADAAGMPQPISEAALVAARSYGAHVTEVALRFRAGADATA